Proteins from one Piscinibacter lacus genomic window:
- the rlmB gene encoding 23S rRNA (guanosine(2251)-2'-O)-methyltransferase RlmB — protein sequence MSAARLLIGFHAVTVRLKTAPASIVEVYVDAARRDARMKDFLARAREAGLRCHDSDDARLNALAGSPRHQGVVARVKELPQAKSLDELLEAVEARGEAPLLLVLDGVTDPHNLGACLRVADGAGAHAVIAPKDHAVGVNATVSKVASGAAETVPYFMVTNLARTLNELKERNVWIVGLADEEGGTLYDVDLKQPVALVLGAEGPGLRQLTRKTCDQRVALPMAGAVESLNVSVASGICLYEALRQRRT from the coding sequence ATGAGCGCCGCCCGCCTGCTCATCGGCTTCCATGCCGTCACCGTGCGGCTCAAGACCGCGCCGGCCTCCATCGTCGAGGTCTACGTCGACGCGGCCCGCCGCGACGCGCGCATGAAGGACTTTCTGGCCCGCGCCCGCGAGGCCGGCCTGCGCTGCCACGACAGCGACGACGCGCGGCTGAATGCCCTGGCCGGCAGCCCGCGCCACCAGGGCGTGGTCGCCCGGGTGAAGGAGCTGCCGCAGGCCAAGTCGCTCGACGAGCTGCTGGAGGCCGTGGAGGCGCGCGGCGAGGCCCCGCTGCTGCTGGTGCTCGACGGCGTGACCGACCCGCACAACCTCGGCGCCTGCCTGCGCGTGGCCGACGGCGCCGGGGCACATGCCGTGATCGCGCCCAAGGACCATGCGGTGGGCGTGAACGCCACCGTGAGCAAGGTGGCCAGCGGCGCGGCCGAGACGGTGCCCTACTTCATGGTCACCAACCTGGCCCGCACCCTGAACGAGCTGAAGGAGCGCAACGTGTGGATCGTCGGCCTGGCCGACGAGGAAGGCGGCACGCTCTACGACGTCGACCTGAAGCAGCCCGTCGCCCTGGTGCTCGGCGCCGAGGGCCCCGGCCTGCGCCAGCTCACCCGCAAGACCTGCGACCAGCGTGTCGCCCTCCCCATGGCCGGCGCGGTGGAAAGCCTGAACGTTTCGGTCGCCAGCGGCATCTGCCTCTACGAGGCGCTGCGCCAGCGCCGCACCTGA
- the purL gene encoding phosphoribosylformylglycinamidine synthase, with product MTASASVILAFEGGNALSDFRARALLAALQAEVPRITAVHARAVHWVALDAAPAREAQDKLDALLRYGEPYPGPEAGKAVERIVVMPRLGTVSPWASKATDIARNCGLAGVHRVERVTEFLLGLKTGLLGGVQPLSEAEKLACARLLHDRMTESVAFEREAARALFEVQPGQALEHVDVIGQGRAALETANTTFGLALSGDEIDYLVAAFTQLGRKPSDVELMMFAQANSEHCRHKIFNADFVIDGEKQPLSMFGMIRNTEKLAPQRTVIAYSDNAAVMEGGPIERWAPQGYTNAPAYVAQPATAHVLMKVETHNHPTAISPFPGASTGAGGEIRDEGATGRGSKPKAGLTGFSVSHLHLPGLAEPWERDPVGKPEHIASARQIMTEGPLGGAAFNNEFGRPNLAGYFRVYEQTVEGGQLAGQALPPVRRGYHKPIMIAGGLGQILDGQTAKIPFKAGTLLIQLGGPGMRIGMGGGAASSMAAGVNAASLDFDSVQRGNPEIERRAQEVINHCFGLGAANPVLAIHDVGAGGISNAFPELVDGAGLGATFDLRKVPLEETGLAPKEIWCNESQERYVIALDPAGLPVFDAMAARERCPYAVVGVATEAPELILEDGPGGERVIDMPMTVLLGKPPKMQRKVQRATWDGRPLDLDGVELAEVAHRVLRHPTVASKRFLITIGDRTVGGLSHRDPMVGPWQIPVADCAVTLADHAGLRGEAMALGERTPLAALDAPASGRMAVAEAITNLLAAPIELSRVKLSCNWMAACGEPGEDAALYDTVKTVGMELCPALGIGVPVGKDSLSMRSRWQDGGETKQVTAPVSLIVTGFVTLDDVRGTLTPQLQRLPATPGRPACGDSSLILIDLGQGRKRMAGSMLAQVLGQTGHRTVDGVPDVDEPALLKALVAAINQLRAEGKLLAYHDRSDGGLWAAACEMAFAGQLGLSLNVDLLITEGDGIRDSRAEVGDSKNWATQVGPRRAEQTLRALFNEELGALIQVATADRDAVMATLRAHGLSAHSHVVGKPNDRGVVEVWRDAKSIFSAPLRALQQSWDEVSWRIARDRDHPECADAEHAAAGAEGDPGLHLALSFDPAEDVAAPFIATGAKPRVAILREQGVNSQVEMAYAMHRAGFATHDVHMSDLQAGRARLDGFQGLVACGGFSYGDTLGAGEGWARSILFNPALAEAFAAYFQRSDTFTLGVCNGCQMLAALAPLIPGATAWPRFVRNRSEQFEARLSLVEVLDSPSIFFRGMAGSRLPIAVSHGEGRADFSQRGDAKAVAAAMRFVDHHGQATEAYPFNPNGSPGGLTAVTTADGRFTAMMPHPERVFRNAQFSWTPGEVAADSPWLRMFRNARAWVA from the coding sequence ATGACCGCCTCTGCCTCCGTCATCCTCGCCTTCGAGGGCGGCAACGCCCTGTCCGATTTCCGTGCGCGCGCGCTGCTGGCCGCGCTGCAGGCCGAGGTACCGCGGATCACCGCCGTCCACGCCCGCGCCGTGCACTGGGTGGCGCTGGATGCCGCCCCGGCCCGCGAGGCGCAGGACAAGCTCGACGCCCTGCTGCGCTACGGCGAGCCCTACCCCGGCCCCGAGGCCGGCAAGGCGGTCGAGCGCATCGTGGTGATGCCGCGCCTGGGCACCGTCTCGCCCTGGGCGAGCAAGGCCACCGACATCGCCCGCAACTGCGGGCTCGCGGGCGTGCACCGCGTCGAGCGCGTCACCGAATTCCTGCTCGGCCTGAAGACCGGCCTGCTGGGCGGCGTGCAGCCCTTGAGCGAGGCCGAGAAGCTCGCCTGCGCGCGCCTGTTGCACGACCGCATGACCGAGAGCGTGGCCTTCGAGCGCGAGGCCGCCCGCGCCCTGTTCGAGGTGCAGCCCGGCCAGGCGCTGGAGCATGTGGACGTGATCGGCCAGGGCCGGGCGGCCTTGGAGACCGCCAACACCACCTTCGGCCTGGCCCTGTCGGGCGACGAGATCGATTACTTGGTGGCCGCCTTCACCCAGCTCGGCCGCAAGCCCAGCGATGTCGAGCTGATGATGTTCGCGCAGGCCAACAGCGAGCACTGCCGCCACAAGATCTTCAATGCCGATTTCGTGATCGACGGCGAGAAGCAGCCGCTCTCCATGTTCGGCATGATCCGCAACACCGAGAAGCTGGCGCCGCAGCGCACCGTCATCGCCTACAGCGACAACGCCGCGGTGATGGAAGGCGGCCCGATCGAGCGCTGGGCGCCGCAGGGCTACACCAATGCGCCCGCCTATGTCGCGCAGCCCGCCACCGCGCATGTGCTGATGAAGGTGGAGACGCACAACCACCCGACCGCCATCAGCCCCTTCCCCGGCGCTTCGACCGGCGCGGGCGGCGAGATCCGCGACGAGGGTGCCACCGGCCGCGGCTCCAAGCCCAAGGCCGGCCTGACCGGCTTCTCGGTCAGCCACCTGCACCTGCCCGGCCTGGCCGAGCCCTGGGAGCGCGACCCGGTCGGCAAGCCCGAGCACATCGCCAGCGCGCGGCAGATCATGACGGAGGGCCCGCTGGGCGGCGCGGCCTTCAACAACGAGTTCGGCCGGCCCAACCTGGCGGGCTATTTCCGCGTCTACGAGCAGACGGTCGAAGGCGGCCAGCTCGCCGGCCAGGCCCTGCCGCCGGTCCGCCGCGGTTATCACAAGCCCATCATGATCGCGGGCGGCCTGGGCCAGATCCTGGACGGGCAGACGGCCAAGATTCCCTTCAAGGCCGGCACCCTGCTGATCCAGCTCGGCGGCCCGGGCATGCGCATCGGCATGGGCGGCGGCGCGGCCAGCTCGATGGCGGCGGGCGTGAATGCGGCTTCGCTGGACTTCGATTCCGTGCAGCGCGGCAACCCCGAGATCGAGCGCCGCGCGCAGGAGGTCATCAACCACTGCTTCGGCCTGGGCGCGGCCAACCCCGTGCTGGCCATCCACGACGTGGGCGCGGGCGGCATCAGCAATGCCTTCCCCGAGCTGGTCGACGGCGCGGGCCTGGGCGCCACCTTCGACCTGCGCAAGGTGCCGCTGGAGGAGACCGGCCTGGCGCCCAAGGAAATCTGGTGCAACGAGAGCCAGGAGCGCTACGTGATCGCCCTGGACCCGGCCGGCCTGCCCGTCTTCGATGCCATGGCCGCGCGCGAGCGCTGCCCCTATGCCGTCGTCGGCGTGGCCACCGAGGCGCCCGAGCTGATCCTGGAAGACGGCCCCGGCGGCGAGCGCGTCATCGACATGCCCATGACCGTGCTGCTGGGCAAGCCGCCCAAGATGCAGCGCAAGGTGCAGCGCGCCACCTGGGACGGCCGGCCGCTGGACCTAGACGGCGTCGAGCTGGCCGAGGTGGCGCACCGCGTGCTGCGCCACCCGACGGTGGCGAGCAAGCGCTTCCTCATCACCATCGGCGACCGCACGGTGGGCGGCCTGAGCCACCGCGACCCCATGGTCGGCCCCTGGCAGATCCCGGTGGCCGACTGCGCCGTGACCCTGGCCGACCATGCCGGCCTGCGTGGCGAGGCCATGGCCCTGGGCGAGCGCACGCCGCTGGCCGCCCTGGACGCGCCGGCCTCCGGCCGCATGGCGGTGGCCGAGGCCATCACCAACCTGCTGGCCGCGCCCATCGAGCTGTCGCGCGTCAAGCTGAGCTGCAACTGGATGGCGGCTTGCGGCGAGCCGGGCGAGGATGCTGCCCTGTACGACACCGTCAAGACCGTGGGCATGGAGCTCTGCCCGGCCCTGGGCATCGGCGTGCCCGTGGGCAAGGACTCGCTCTCCATGCGCAGCCGCTGGCAGGACGGGGGCGAGACCAAGCAGGTCACCGCCCCGGTCAGCCTGATCGTCACCGGCTTCGTCACGCTGGACGATGTGCGCGGCACCCTGACCCCGCAGCTCCAGCGCCTGCCCGCCACGCCCGGCCGCCCGGCCTGCGGCGACAGCAGCCTGATCCTGATCGACCTCGGCCAGGGCAGGAAGCGCATGGCCGGCTCCATGCTGGCCCAGGTGCTAGGCCAGACGGGGCACCGCACGGTGGACGGCGTGCCCGATGTGGACGAGCCGGCGCTGCTCAAGGCCCTGGTCGCCGCCATCAACCAATTGCGTGCCGAAGGCAAGCTGCTGGCCTACCACGACCGCAGCGACGGCGGCCTGTGGGCGGCAGCTTGCGAGATGGCCTTCGCCGGTCAGCTCGGCCTCAGCCTGAATGTGGACCTGCTGATCACCGAGGGCGACGGCATCCGCGACAGCCGCGCCGAGGTGGGCGATTCGAAGAACTGGGCCACCCAGGTCGGCCCGCGCCGCGCCGAGCAGACCCTGCGCGCACTCTTCAACGAAGAACTCGGCGCGCTCATCCAGGTCGCCACCGCCGATCGCGATGCCGTGATGGCCACCCTGCGCGCGCATGGCCTGTCGGCCCACAGCCATGTGGTGGGCAAGCCCAACGACCGCGGCGTGGTGGAGGTCTGGCGCGATGCCAAGTCCATCTTCAGCGCGCCGCTGCGCGCCCTGCAGCAAAGCTGGGACGAGGTGAGCTGGCGCATCGCCCGCGACCGCGACCACCCTGAATGCGCCGATGCCGAACATGCCGCGGCCGGGGCCGAGGGCGACCCGGGCCTGCATCTGGCCCTGAGCTTCGACCCGGCCGAGGATGTGGCCGCGCCCTTCATCGCCACCGGCGCCAAGCCCAGGGTGGCCATCCTGCGCGAGCAGGGCGTCAACAGCCAGGTCGAGATGGCCTACGCCATGCACCGCGCCGGCTTCGCCACGCACGATGTGCACATGAGCGACCTGCAGGCCGGCCGCGCGCGGCTCGACGGCTTCCAGGGCCTGGTCGCCTGCGGCGGCTTCAGCTACGGCGACACCCTGGGCGCGGGCGAGGGCTGGGCCCGCTCCATCCTCTTCAACCCGGCGCTGGCCGAGGCCTTCGCGGCCTACTTCCAGCGCAGCGACACCTTCACCCTGGGCGTCTGCAACGGCTGCCAGATGCTGGCCGCCCTGGCCCCGCTGATCCCGGGCGCCACGGCCTGGCCGCGCTTCGTGCGCAACCGCAGCGAGCAATTCGAGGCCCGGCTCAGCCTGGTCGAGGTGCTGGATTCGCCCTCGATCTTCTTCCGCGGCATGGCCGGCAGCCGGCTGCCGATCGCTGTCTCGCACGGCGAAGGCCGGGCGGACTTCTCGCAGCGTGGGGATGCGAAGGCGGTGGCCGCGGCGATGCGCTTCGTCGACCACCATGGCCAAGCCACCGAGGCCTATCCCTTCAACCCCAACGGCAGCCCGGGCGGCCTGACGGCGGTCACCACGGCCGACGGCCGCTTCACGGCCATGATGCCCCACCCCGAACGCGTCTTCCGCAACGCCCAGTTCAGCTGGACGCCGGGCGAGGTGGCGGCGGACAGCCCCTGGCTGCGCATGTTCCGCAACGCCCGGGCCTGGGTCGCCTGA
- the map gene encoding type I methionyl aminopeptidase produces MGITIKTAADIAAMRVAGRLASEVLDMLTPHVKPGITTEQLDALANRHIVEVQGAVPAPLNYQPPGYTPYPKSICTSVNHQVCHGIPNDRPLKNGDIVNIDVTVIKDGWHGDTSRMFIVGEGSIAAKRLCSLTYEAMWKGIARVKPGLKLGDIGHGIQTFVENAGYSVVREFCGHGIGQKFHEEPQILHYGRPGTLEELVPGMVFTIEPMVNAGRREIKELGDGWTIVTKDRSLSAQWEHTLVVTETGYEVLTLSAGSPPPPDFVLAGSAA; encoded by the coding sequence ATGGGCATCACCATCAAGACTGCCGCCGACATCGCGGCGATGCGCGTGGCCGGCCGGCTCGCTTCCGAAGTCCTCGACATGCTGACCCCGCATGTCAAGCCGGGCATCACGACCGAGCAGCTCGACGCGCTGGCGAACCGCCACATCGTCGAGGTGCAGGGCGCCGTGCCCGCGCCGCTGAACTACCAGCCGCCGGGCTACACGCCCTATCCCAAGTCCATCTGTACCTCGGTCAACCACCAGGTCTGCCACGGCATCCCGAACGACCGGCCGCTGAAGAACGGCGACATCGTCAACATCGATGTCACGGTGATCAAGGACGGCTGGCATGGTGACACCAGCCGCATGTTCATCGTGGGCGAGGGCTCGATCGCCGCCAAGCGCCTGTGCAGCCTGACCTACGAGGCCATGTGGAAGGGCATCGCCCGCGTCAAGCCGGGCCTGAAGCTCGGCGACATCGGCCACGGCATCCAGACCTTCGTGGAGAACGCCGGCTACAGCGTGGTGCGCGAGTTCTGCGGCCACGGCATCGGCCAGAAATTCCACGAGGAACCGCAGATCCTCCACTACGGCCGCCCCGGCACGCTGGAGGAACTGGTGCCCGGCATGGTCTTCACCATCGAGCCCATGGTCAATGCCGGCCGCCGCGAGATCAAGGAGCTGGGCGACGGCTGGACCATCGTCACCAAGGACCGCTCCCTGTCCGCCCAGTGGGAGCACACCCTGGTCGTCACCGAGACCGGCTACGAGGTGCTGACCCTGTCCGCGGGCAGCCCGCCGCCGCCGGACTTCGTGCTGGCCGGTTCCGCCGCCTGA
- a CDS encoding [protein-PII] uridylyltransferase: MSVPVEPQGLIDLPALRRAFREGKADRIDRFNRARPTATTARLLLTQLARHVDGTLKRLWRLSGMPRGAALVAVGGYGRGELFPASDVDVLVLLPEGLSSEAPEIQASLSQFVTACWDVGLEIGQSVRSVDECVAEALADVTVQTALLEARFLFGARKLFERFVQAQREVMDPAAFLRAKTLEMRQRHQKYEDTPYALEPNCKESPGGLRDLQVVIWVARAAGLGRTWRELAAHGLVTPFEARQLQRNEAQLKLIRARLHSVAGRREDRLVFDLQTAVAESFGHQGTPSQRASELLMRRYYWAAKAVTQLNQVLMLNIEERITGLAEGPMRPVGDKFFDRGGLLEIAHDDLYQRDRHAILETFLVYQSNVGIKGLSARTLRALYNARGLMDAAFRRDPVNRALFRQILSAPGGQTHAFRLMNQTSVLGRYLWVFRRIVGQMQHDLFHVYTVDQHILMVLRNVRRFFVPEHAHEYPFCTQIAANFERPWVLYVAALFHDVAKGRGGDHSELGGHEVRRFCREHDIGPEDARLIEFLVREHLTMSRVAQKEDLSDPDTIQAFARRVGDPRTLAALYLLTVADIRGTSPKVWNAWKGKLLEDLYRATLRALGGDHPNAAAEVDARKQEARQLLALHSQLPGIEAALWKTLEISYFARHDAADLAWHARCLARRMDSEQAVVSARPSSVGEGLQVLVYARDRQDLFARICGYFDHAGFNILDAKVHTTRHGYALDTFEVTSPQVLAPMHGEAELQHRDLIALVENQLAAALVSGAALPEPSRGRQSRRVKHFPVTPRISLKPDERGQRWLLTVSASDRSGLLYAIARVLAQHGINLQLAKVSTLGERVEDTFLIDGNSLQRNREQIEFETQLLDAIA, translated from the coding sequence ATGTCGGTGCCCGTCGAGCCCCAGGGGCTGATCGACCTGCCGGCCCTGCGCCGGGCCTTCCGCGAAGGCAAGGCCGACCGCATCGACCGCTTCAACCGCGCCCGGCCCACGGCCACCACCGCGCGGCTGCTGCTGACGCAGCTTGCGCGGCATGTCGACGGCACCCTCAAGCGCCTGTGGCGGCTCAGCGGCATGCCGCGCGGCGCGGCCCTGGTGGCGGTGGGCGGCTACGGCCGCGGCGAGCTTTTCCCGGCCTCCGATGTGGACGTGCTGGTGCTGCTGCCCGAGGGCCTGTCCTCGGAGGCGCCCGAGATCCAGGCCAGCCTGAGCCAGTTCGTGACCGCTTGCTGGGATGTGGGCCTGGAGATCGGCCAGAGCGTGCGCAGCGTCGACGAATGCGTGGCCGAGGCCCTGGCCGACGTGACCGTGCAGACGGCGCTGCTGGAGGCCCGCTTCCTCTTCGGCGCCCGCAAGCTCTTCGAGCGCTTCGTGCAGGCCCAGCGCGAGGTGATGGACCCCGCCGCCTTCCTGCGCGCCAAGACGCTGGAGATGCGCCAGCGCCACCAGAAGTACGAGGACACGCCCTACGCGCTGGAACCCAACTGCAAGGAAAGCCCCGGCGGCCTGCGCGATCTGCAGGTGGTGATCTGGGTCGCCCGCGCCGCCGGCCTGGGCCGCACCTGGCGCGAGCTGGCGGCCCATGGCCTGGTCACGCCCTTCGAGGCCCGCCAGCTTCAGCGCAACGAGGCGCAGCTCAAGCTGATCCGCGCCCGCCTGCACAGCGTGGCCGGCCGCCGCGAGGACCGCCTGGTCTTCGACCTGCAAACCGCCGTGGCCGAAAGCTTCGGCCACCAGGGCACGCCCAGCCAGCGCGCTTCCGAGCTGCTGATGCGCCGCTACTACTGGGCGGCCAAGGCCGTGACCCAGCTCAACCAGGTGCTGATGCTCAACATCGAGGAGCGCATCACCGGCCTGGCCGAGGGGCCGATGCGCCCCGTCGGCGACAAGTTCTTCGACCGCGGCGGTCTGCTGGAGATCGCCCACGACGATCTCTACCAGCGCGACCGCCACGCCATCCTGGAGACCTTCCTCGTCTACCAGTCCAACGTCGGCATCAAGGGCCTGTCGGCGCGCACGCTGCGCGCGCTCTACAACGCCCGCGGCCTGATGGATGCGGCCTTCCGGCGCGACCCGGTCAACCGGGCGCTGTTCCGCCAGATCCTCAGCGCGCCGGGCGGGCAGACGCATGCCTTCCGGCTGATGAACCAGACCTCGGTGCTGGGCCGCTACCTGTGGGTCTTCCGGCGCATCGTCGGGCAGATGCAGCACGACCTTTTCCACGTCTACACCGTGGACCAGCACATCCTGATGGTGCTGCGCAATGTGCGGCGCTTCTTCGTGCCCGAGCATGCGCACGAGTACCCCTTCTGCACCCAGATCGCCGCCAATTTCGAGCGGCCCTGGGTGCTCTATGTGGCGGCGCTCTTCCACGACGTGGCCAAGGGCCGCGGCGGCGACCATTCCGAGCTGGGCGGCCACGAGGTGCGGCGCTTCTGCCGCGAGCACGACATCGGCCCCGAGGATGCGCGCCTGATCGAGTTCCTCGTGCGCGAGCACCTGACGATGAGCCGCGTCGCGCAGAAGGAGGACCTGTCCGACCCGGACACCATCCAGGCCTTCGCCCGCCGCGTGGGCGACCCGCGTACCCTGGCCGCGCTCTACCTGCTGACAGTGGCCGACATCCGCGGCACCAGCCCCAAGGTCTGGAATGCCTGGAAGGGCAAGCTGCTGGAGGACCTCTACCGCGCCACGCTGCGCGCCCTGGGCGGCGACCATCCCAATGCCGCGGCCGAGGTGGATGCGCGCAAGCAGGAGGCGCGGCAGCTCCTGGCCCTGCACAGCCAGTTGCCGGGCATCGAGGCGGCGCTTTGGAAGACGCTGGAGATCAGCTACTTCGCCCGCCACGATGCAGCCGACCTGGCCTGGCATGCGCGCTGCCTGGCGCGCCGCATGGACAGCGAGCAGGCAGTGGTCAGCGCCCGGCCATCCAGCGTCGGCGAGGGCTTGCAGGTGCTGGTCTATGCCCGCGACCGGCAGGATCTCTTCGCCCGCATCTGCGGCTACTTCGACCATGCCGGCTTCAACATCCTCGATGCCAAGGTGCACACCACCCGGCACGGCTATGCGCTCGACACCTTCGAGGTGACCTCGCCCCAGGTGCTCGCCCCCATGCATGGCGAGGCCGAGCTTCAGCACCGCGACCTGATCGCCCTGGTCGAGAACCAGCTTGCCGCTGCCCTGGTCAGCGGCGCCGCGCTGCCCGAGCCCTCGCGCGGGCGGCAGTCGCGCCGGGTCAAGCATTTCCCGGTCACGCCGCGGATCTCGCTCAAGCCCGACGAGCGCGGCCAGCGCTGGCTGCTGACCGTCTCGGCCAGCGACCGCTCGGGCCTGCTCTATGCCATCGCGCGCGTGCTGGCCCAGCACGGCATCAACCTGCAACTGGCCAAGGTCAGCACCCTGGGCGAGCGGGTGGAAGACACCTTCCTGATCGACGGCAACTCGCTGCAGCGCAACCGCGAGCAGATCGAGTTCGAGACCCAGTTGCTCGACGCGATCGCCTGA
- a CDS encoding energy transducer TonB → MVFSDDPELQRQAARRRLVGVGGVVLLHGLVIYALASGLAREAVEVIQKPLVARIVETLPPPPPPPPPPPPPPPPPPPRPVKLPPPPPPAPPPPAYVPPPELPPVSAPPPPITAVTPEPPREPPKIEPPPPPAPPAPPAPPAPPAPPAPPPPPGPVSRDVGLACPVQVRPEIPRKALQDGISGMVRAQARIVGGKVVDVKILTGPRVYHQPVIAAMKQYQCVSDAAELLVTQEFDFKIE, encoded by the coding sequence ATGGTCTTTTCCGACGATCCCGAACTGCAACGCCAGGCCGCCCGCCGCCGCCTGGTCGGCGTGGGCGGCGTGGTGCTGCTGCACGGTTTGGTGATCTATGCCCTGGCCTCGGGCCTGGCGCGCGAGGCGGTGGAGGTGATCCAGAAGCCGCTGGTCGCGCGCATCGTCGAGACGCTGCCGCCCCCGCCCCCGCCGCCGCCGCCCCCGCCTCCACCCCCCCCACCGCCGCCGCCGCGGCCGGTGAAGCTGCCGCCGCCCCCGCCCCCCGCGCCGCCGCCGCCGGCCTATGTGCCGCCACCCGAGCTGCCGCCGGTGAGCGCGCCGCCGCCGCCGATCACGGCCGTGACGCCCGAGCCGCCGCGCGAGCCGCCGAAGATCGAGCCGCCGCCCCCGCCCGCGCCGCCGGCCCCTCCGGCGCCACCCGCACCGCCCGCGCCCCCGGCCCCGCCGCCCCCACCCGGGCCGGTCAGCCGCGATGTGGGCCTGGCCTGCCCCGTGCAAGTGCGGCCGGAGATTCCGCGCAAGGCCCTGCAGGACGGCATCTCGGGCATGGTCCGCGCGCAGGCGCGCATCGTCGGCGGCAAGGTGGTGGACGTGAAGATCCTCACCGGTCCGCGCGTCTACCACCAGCCGGTGATCGCGGCGATGAAGCAGTACCAGTGCGTGAGCGACGCAGCCGAGCTGCTGGTCACCCAGGAGTTCGACTTCAAGATCGAGTGA
- a CDS encoding ExbD/TolR family protein yields the protein MAMQIGAPGGASDEPEVILDINTTPLIDVMLVLLIMLIITIPIQLHAVNLNLPQARPQPPQTPPEVVRIDVDAASTVFWNGLPLADGAELEARLQAAATQPVTPEIHLRPDANARYAVVAGVMAATQRAKLDKFGIVGSEQFLSPAAPR from the coding sequence ATGGCCATGCAGATCGGCGCCCCCGGCGGCGCCTCGGACGAGCCCGAAGTGATCCTCGACATCAACACCACGCCGCTGATCGACGTGATGCTGGTGCTGCTGATCATGCTGATCATCACCATCCCCATCCAGCTCCATGCGGTGAACCTGAACCTGCCACAGGCCCGGCCGCAGCCGCCGCAGACGCCGCCCGAGGTGGTGCGCATCGATGTCGACGCGGCCAGCACCGTGTTCTGGAACGGCCTGCCGCTGGCCGATGGCGCCGAGCTGGAGGCCCGCTTGCAAGCCGCCGCCACGCAGCCGGTCACGCCCGAGATCCACCTGCGCCCCGACGCCAATGCCCGCTATGCCGTGGTGGCCGGCGTGATGGCCGCCACCCAGCGGGCCAAGCTGGACAAGTTCGGCATCGTCGGCAGCGAGCAGTTCCTGAGCCCGGCCGCGCCGCGCTGA
- a CDS encoding ExbD/TolR family protein: MNPRTRARLRGPEDEDAVIAAINTTPLVDVMLVLLIIFLITIPVAVTAVPVNLPKERVEVRETKPENIILSVDAAGGIFWNDRRVASEAALVERLKARAALQPAPEVQIRGDLASRYEPVGRVVLACQRAGILKIAFITEPPARGTP, translated from the coding sequence ATGAACCCCAGGACCAGGGCCCGCCTGCGCGGGCCCGAGGACGAGGATGCGGTGATTGCCGCCATCAACACCACGCCGCTGGTCGACGTGATGCTGGTGCTGCTCATCATCTTCCTGATCACCATCCCGGTGGCGGTCACCGCGGTGCCGGTGAACCTGCCCAAGGAGCGGGTCGAGGTGCGCGAGACCAAGCCGGAGAACATCATCCTCTCGGTCGATGCGGCCGGCGGCATCTTCTGGAACGACCGGCGCGTCGCCTCCGAGGCGGCGCTGGTCGAGCGGCTCAAGGCCCGTGCGGCGCTTCAGCCGGCGCCCGAGGTGCAGATCCGCGGCGACCTGGCCTCGCGCTATGAGCCGGTCGGCCGCGTGGTGCTGGCCTGCCAGCGCGCCGGCATCCTGAAGATCGCCTTCATCACCGAGCCGCCGGCACGCGGCACGCCCTGA
- a CDS encoding MotA/TolQ/ExbB proton channel family protein, with translation MPALFPFAPSSRRRAGRALGALALLALPLAALAQPEAASAAAPAAAALAVDNPYGLAALWAGSDWIAKAVLLMMALMSVGSWYILIVKLLEQARIGRQAREAQASFWSAGSVAQGSAALSAGSPFRFIAESALEATRKHEGLLGQIDLNEWVTMSLQRAIDRVGSRLQDGLAFLATVGSTAPFVGLFGTVWGIYHALTAIGVAGQASIDKVAGPVGESLIMTAIGLAVAVPAVLGYNWLVRRNKGAMDEVRAFGADLHAVLLASGPRAGRD, from the coding sequence ATGCCCGCCCTGTTCCCGTTCGCCCCCTCGTCAAGGCGCCGCGCCGGCCGCGCGCTGGGCGCCCTGGCCCTGCTGGCCCTGCCGCTGGCGGCCCTGGCCCAGCCGGAGGCTGCATCGGCGGCGGCCCCGGCCGCCGCCGCCCTGGCCGTCGACAACCCCTACGGTCTGGCCGCGCTCTGGGCGGGATCGGATTGGATCGCCAAGGCGGTGCTGCTGATGATGGCGCTGATGTCGGTGGGAAGCTGGTACATCCTGATCGTCAAGCTGCTGGAGCAGGCCCGCATCGGCCGCCAGGCGCGCGAGGCCCAGGCCAGCTTCTGGTCGGCCGGCAGCGTGGCCCAGGGCAGCGCCGCGCTCAGCGCCGGCAGCCCCTTCCGCTTCATCGCCGAATCGGCGCTCGAAGCCACCAGGAAGCATGAAGGCCTGCTCGGCCAGATCGACCTGAACGAGTGGGTGACGATGTCGCTGCAGCGCGCGATCGACCGCGTCGGCAGCCGCCTGCAGGACGGCCTGGCCTTCCTGGCGACGGTGGGTTCGACGGCGCCCTTCGTCGGCCTGTTCGGCACCGTCTGGGGCATCTATCACGCGCTGACCGCGATCGGCGTGGCCGGCCAGGCCTCGATCGACAAGGTCGCCGGCCCGGTGGGCGAGTCGCTGATCATGACCGCCATCGGCCTGGCCGTGGCCGTGCCGGCGGTGCTGGGCTACAACTGGCTGGTGCGCCGCAACAAGGGCGCGATGGACGAGGTGCGCGCCTTCGGCGCCGACCTGCATGCCGTGCTGCTGGCCTCGGGCCCGCGGGCCGGCCGCGACTGA